The Candidatus Falkowbacteria bacterium genome includes the window GCCAATATCCGCATCAATCCTAAATATGACTTCGCCGTAACCATCCTGCCGCAAGAAGAGCGGGAAAAAAGCACCGTCCCCAAAGAAGAATTGGATGGGATTTCCGGTTTTTTAAGCAACCTTTACGGAGTCAAAGGCATCCTCTTCCTGCAGGAAGAGGCGGACGGCTCAATACGCGGCAATTTGCGGACAGCCTCTCCGCTGATCGACATTTCCAAACTGGCCCGCCTTCTGGGAGGAGGAGGGCACCCTAAGGCAGCGGGTTTTTCTATCAAGGGCCGCCTTGTCGATCGTGGCGGCGAATGGCAGATAGCCTGATTTGCTTTTTGCCCGATTTACTCTTAAAATACATGCATAATTCACTAACCATAATTATTAAAATAAACACATGCCTTTAATACCTACTGTCATTGAGAAGTCGACTTACGGCGAAAGGGCCTATGACATATATTCACGCTTGCTCAAGGACCGGATCATCTTTCTCGGTGAACCGATCAATGATCACGTGGCCAACATCGTCATTGCCCAATTCCTTTTCCTTGATGCCGAAAACAAGGATAAGGATATAAAATTCTATATCAACAGCCCGGGCGGATCGGTCAGCGCCGGTTTGGCCATCTATGACACGATGCAATACATCAAAGCTGATGTCTCGACCATCTGCGTCGGCATGGCAGCCAGCATGGCAGCCGTTCTGCTGGCATCAGGAGCTAAGGGCAAGCGCCTAGCCCTGCCGAACAGCGAAATAATGATTCATCAGGTCATGGGCGGCGCCGAGGGACAGGCAACCGATATCAAAATCATGGCGGAACACATACTCAAAACCAAGGATAAGCTCAATCAGATCCTATCGCTTCATACCGGTCAAAAAGTCCAGAACATTGAAAAGGATACCGACCGCGACAACTTCATGAATCCCGAAGAGGCCAAGAAATACGGCCTGATCGACAAGATTATCAGACAGCAATAATAAGAAAAGCCCCGCTAAAAACGGGGCTTTTGCTTGGCACGATAACGGAACACAATCTTGTCAAAAACAGATAATAATGGTAAGGTAATTTTGGATTTAATAATTAAACACCAACCACCTGTTGCCTTGTAGTTACGAAAGTTGCGGTAGTCGCGAAAAAGACTAACATTAAACAAACTAATCGTTCACTCGTGATTCTTTGCCCCCTCTCTTCCAACACGCACTCATCCGTGATCGCCTCCGCCTAAACGCGGGCCGGTTTGTTTTATAACGCATTACTCTCCAACGCA containing:
- the clpP gene encoding ATP-dependent Clp endopeptidase proteolytic subunit ClpP, translating into MPLIPTVIEKSTYGERAYDIYSRLLKDRIIFLGEPINDHVANIVIAQFLFLDAENKDKDIKFYINSPGGSVSAGLAIYDTMQYIKADVSTICVGMAASMAAVLLASGAKGKRLALPNSEIMIHQVMGGAEGQATDIKIMAEHILKTKDKLNQILSLHTGQKVQNIEKDTDRDNFMNPEEAKKYGLIDKIIRQQ